The Burkholderia cepacia genome includes a region encoding these proteins:
- the ttcA gene encoding tRNA 2-thiocytidine(32) synthetase TtcA: MNAPHMNDTAADAAAHDAAAAPAGRQVLTRREQKEAYENNKLFKRIVRQVGQAIGDFNMIEQGDKVMVCLSGGKDSYAMLDVLLRLRERAPIDFDIVAVNLDQKQPGFPEHVLPEYLKQVGVPFHIENQDTYSIVKRLVPEGKTTCSLCSRLRRGILYRVAGELGATKIALGHHRDDIVQTLLLNMFYGGKLKGMPPKLQSDDGKNIVIRPLAYVKETDLEKYAELREFPIIPCNLCGSQPNLKRAEMKALIREWDKRFPGRVDNMFNALAKVVPSHLMDTTLYPFQSLRATGEADPQGDIAFDEEPCATGDDAAAPGGTRPISIVQFDDL; this comes from the coding sequence ATGAACGCCCCCCACATGAACGACACGGCGGCCGATGCCGCCGCCCACGACGCAGCCGCGGCCCCGGCCGGCCGCCAGGTGCTGACGCGCCGCGAGCAGAAGGAAGCGTATGAGAACAACAAGCTGTTCAAGCGGATCGTGCGCCAGGTCGGCCAGGCGATCGGCGACTTCAACATGATCGAGCAGGGCGACAAGGTGATGGTGTGCCTGTCGGGCGGCAAGGACAGCTACGCGATGCTCGACGTGCTGCTGCGCCTGCGCGAGCGCGCGCCGATCGATTTCGACATCGTCGCGGTGAACCTCGACCAGAAGCAGCCGGGCTTCCCCGAGCACGTGCTGCCCGAGTACCTGAAGCAGGTGGGCGTGCCGTTCCACATCGAGAACCAGGACACCTACAGCATCGTCAAGCGGCTCGTGCCCGAAGGCAAGACGACCTGCTCGCTGTGCTCGCGGCTGCGCCGCGGGATCCTGTACCGCGTGGCCGGCGAGCTCGGCGCGACCAAGATCGCGCTCGGCCATCACCGCGACGACATCGTGCAGACGCTGCTGCTCAACATGTTCTACGGCGGCAAGCTGAAGGGGATGCCGCCGAAGCTGCAGTCGGACGACGGCAAGAACATCGTGATCCGCCCGCTCGCGTACGTGAAGGAAACCGATCTCGAGAAGTACGCGGAACTGCGCGAATTCCCGATCATCCCGTGCAACCTGTGCGGCAGCCAGCCGAACCTGAAGCGCGCGGAAATGAAGGCGCTGATCCGCGAATGGGACAAGCGCTTCCCGGGCCGCGTCGACAACATGTTCAACGCGCTCGCGAAGGTCGTGCCGTCGCACCTGATGGACACGACGCTGTACCCGTTCCAGTCGCTGCGCGCGACCGGCGAGGCCGATCCGCAGGGCGACATCGCGTTCGACGAGGAACCGTGCGCGACGGGCGACGACGCAGCGGCGCCGGGCGGCACCCGACCGATCTCGATCGTCCAGTTCGACGACCTGTAA
- the glmU gene encoding bifunctional UDP-N-acetylglucosamine diphosphorylase/glucosamine-1-phosphate N-acetyltransferase GlmU, producing the protein MNIVILAAGTGKRMRSALPKVLHPLAGRPLLSHVIDTARTLQPSRLVVVVGHGAEQVQTAVAAPDVQFAVQAEQLGTGHAVRQALPLLDPAQPTLVLYGDVPLTRASTLQRLVDAAREGRYGILTVTLDDPTGYGRIVRDAAGFVTRIVEQKDASPEQLKIAEINTGIIVTPTAQLSMWLGALKNENAQGEYYLTDVVELAIEAGFEVVTAQPDEEWETLGVNSKAQLAELERIHQRNIADTLLVDGVTLADPARVDVRGTLRCGRDVSIDVNCVFEGNVTLADNVTIGANCVIRNASVGAGTRIDAFTHIDGAELGAHTVIGPYARLRPGAQLADEAHVGNFVEVKNAVIGHGSKANHLTYIGDADIGARVNIGAGTITCNYDGANKFRTVIEDDVFVGSDTQLVAPVRVGRGVTIAAGTTIWKDVADGLLALNEKTQTAKSGYVRPVKKKS; encoded by the coding sequence ATGAATATCGTGATTTTGGCGGCAGGCACCGGCAAGCGCATGCGTTCCGCGCTGCCGAAAGTGCTTCACCCCCTGGCCGGCAGGCCGCTCCTCTCCCACGTCATCGACACCGCGCGCACGCTGCAGCCGTCCCGGCTCGTCGTCGTCGTCGGTCACGGTGCAGAGCAGGTTCAGACGGCCGTCGCCGCACCCGACGTCCAGTTCGCGGTGCAGGCCGAGCAGCTCGGCACCGGCCACGCGGTACGCCAGGCGCTGCCGCTCCTCGATCCCGCGCAACCGACGCTCGTGCTGTACGGCGACGTGCCGCTCACGCGCGCATCGACGCTGCAGCGCCTCGTCGATGCCGCGCGCGAAGGCCGCTACGGGATTCTGACCGTCACGCTCGACGATCCGACCGGCTACGGCCGGATCGTGCGCGACGCGGCCGGCTTCGTCACGCGCATCGTCGAGCAGAAGGACGCGTCGCCCGAACAGCTGAAGATTGCCGAGATCAACACGGGCATCATCGTCACGCCCACGGCCCAGCTGTCGATGTGGCTCGGCGCGCTGAAGAACGAGAACGCGCAGGGCGAGTACTACCTGACCGACGTCGTCGAGCTCGCGATCGAGGCCGGTTTCGAGGTCGTCACCGCGCAGCCCGACGAGGAATGGGAAACGCTCGGCGTGAACAGCAAGGCGCAGCTCGCCGAGCTCGAACGCATTCATCAGCGCAATATCGCGGACACGCTGCTCGTCGACGGCGTCACGCTCGCCGATCCGGCACGCGTCGACGTGCGCGGCACGCTGCGCTGCGGCCGCGACGTGTCGATCGACGTGAACTGCGTGTTCGAGGGCAACGTGACGCTCGCCGACAACGTGACGATCGGCGCGAACTGCGTGATCCGCAACGCGTCGGTCGGCGCGGGCACGCGCATCGACGCGTTCACGCACATCGACGGCGCCGAGCTCGGCGCGCACACCGTGATCGGCCCGTACGCGCGGCTGCGCCCCGGCGCGCAGCTCGCGGACGAAGCGCACGTCGGCAACTTCGTCGAGGTGAAGAACGCGGTGATCGGCCACGGCTCGAAGGCGAACCACCTCACGTACATCGGCGACGCCGACATCGGCGCGCGCGTGAACATCGGCGCGGGCACGATCACCTGCAACTACGACGGCGCGAACAAGTTCCGCACCGTGATCGAGGACGACGTGTTCGTCGGCTCCGACACGCAGCTCGTCGCACCCGTGCGCGTCGGCCGCGGCGTGACGATCGCCGCCGGCACGACGATCTGGAAGGACGTGGCCGACGGCCTGCTCGCGTTGAACGAGAAGACCCAGACCGCGAAGAGCGGCTACGTCCGCCCGGTCAAGAAGAAAAGCTGA
- the glmS gene encoding glutamine--fructose-6-phosphate transaminase (isomerizing) codes for MCGIVGAVAQRNIVPVLIEGLRRLEYRGYDSCGVAVLEPGAPKRARSVARVADLDAQVRESHLEGTTGIAHTRWATHGAPVTHNAHPIFSSNALALVHNGIIENFEPLRDALRAKGYEFVSQTDTEVIAHLVHSLYRGNLFDAVREAVQQLHGAYAIAVIHKDQPHTVVGARQGSPLVVGHGDGENFLASDALALAGSTDRFTFLEEGDMCELSLDGVKIVDRHGATAQREIRVVSAYGGAVELGPYRHFMQKEIFEQPRAISDTVPQTEAFDATLFGAAAPAAFAEIDSLLILACGTSYYSGLTAKYWLESIAKIPTQVEIASEYRYRESVPNPRQLVLVISQSGETADTLAALKHAQSLGHTHTLAVCNVATSAMVRLTEMQFLTHAGTEIGVASTKAFTTQLVALFVLAATLGKLRGHVDAAQEAEFLKQLRHLPAALNSVLALEPQIIAWSEEFARKENALFLGRGLHYPIALEGALKLKEISYIHAEAYPAGELKHGPLALVTEAMPVVTVAPNDTLLEKLKSNMQEVRARGGELYVFADADTQIVNDDGLHVIRMPEHYGQLSPILHVVPLQLLAYHTACARGTDVDKPRNLAKSVTVE; via the coding sequence ATGTGCGGCATTGTCGGCGCAGTTGCGCAGCGTAATATCGTTCCGGTGCTGATCGAAGGATTGCGGCGCCTCGAATACCGTGGCTACGACTCGTGCGGCGTCGCCGTGCTCGAGCCGGGCGCACCGAAGCGCGCGCGCAGCGTCGCGCGCGTCGCCGACCTCGACGCGCAGGTGCGCGAGTCGCACCTCGAAGGCACGACGGGCATCGCACACACGCGCTGGGCCACGCACGGCGCGCCCGTCACGCACAACGCGCACCCGATCTTCTCGTCGAACGCGCTCGCGCTCGTCCACAACGGCATCATCGAGAACTTCGAGCCGCTGCGCGATGCGCTGCGCGCGAAGGGCTACGAATTCGTGTCGCAAACCGACACCGAAGTGATCGCCCACCTCGTGCACAGCCTGTATCGCGGCAACCTGTTCGACGCGGTGCGCGAAGCCGTGCAGCAGCTGCACGGCGCGTATGCGATCGCCGTGATCCACAAGGACCAGCCGCACACCGTCGTCGGCGCGCGCCAGGGCTCGCCGCTCGTGGTCGGCCACGGCGACGGCGAGAACTTCCTCGCATCCGACGCACTCGCGCTCGCGGGCAGCACCGACCGCTTCACGTTCCTCGAGGAAGGCGACATGTGCGAGCTGTCGCTCGACGGCGTGAAGATCGTCGATCGCCACGGCGCCACCGCGCAGCGCGAGATCCGCGTGGTCAGCGCATACGGCGGCGCGGTCGAACTGGGCCCGTACCGCCACTTCATGCAGAAGGAAATCTTCGAGCAGCCGCGCGCGATCAGCGATACCGTGCCGCAGACGGAAGCCTTCGACGCGACGCTGTTCGGCGCCGCCGCGCCCGCCGCGTTCGCGGAGATCGACAGCCTGCTGATCCTCGCCTGCGGCACGAGCTACTACTCGGGCCTCACCGCGAAGTACTGGCTCGAATCGATCGCGAAGATCCCGACCCAGGTCGAGATCGCGAGCGAATACCGCTACCGCGAATCGGTGCCGAACCCGCGCCAGCTCGTGCTGGTGATCTCGCAGTCCGGCGAGACGGCCGACACGCTCGCGGCGCTCAAGCACGCGCAGTCGCTCGGCCACACGCACACGCTCGCGGTGTGCAACGTCGCGACGAGCGCGATGGTGCGCCTCACCGAAATGCAGTTCCTGACGCACGCGGGCACCGAGATCGGCGTTGCGTCGACGAAGGCGTTCACGACGCAGCTCGTCGCGCTGTTCGTGCTGGCCGCGACGCTCGGCAAGCTGCGCGGTCACGTCGATGCCGCGCAGGAAGCCGAGTTCCTGAAGCAGTTGCGCCACCTGCCGGCCGCGCTGAACAGCGTGCTCGCGCTGGAGCCGCAGATCATCGCGTGGTCGGAGGAATTCGCGCGCAAGGAAAACGCGCTGTTCCTCGGCCGCGGGCTGCACTACCCGATCGCGCTCGAAGGCGCGCTGAAGCTGAAGGAAATCTCGTACATCCACGCCGAGGCCTATCCGGCCGGCGAACTGAAGCACGGGCCGCTCGCGCTCGTCACGGAAGCGATGCCGGTCGTCACGGTCGCGCCGAACGACACGCTGCTCGAGAAGCTGAAGTCGAACATGCAGGAAGTGCGGGCGCGCGGCGGCGAGCTGTACGTGTTCGCCGATGCCGACACGCAGATCGTCAACGACGACGGCCTGCACGTGATCCGGATGCCGGAACATTACGGGCAACTGTCGCCGATCCTGCACGTCGTGCCGCTGCAGCTGCTCGCGTATCACACCGCGTGCGCGCGCGGCACCGACGTCGACAAGCCGAGAAACCTCGCGAAATCGGTGACGGTGGAATAA
- a CDS encoding type II toxin-antitoxin system RelE/ParE family toxin, giving the protein MPVCVRRVFETKWFHKAAKAANITDAELCDAARQLTRGQGVDLGGNVWKKRLDKNRQRGIVLNKVGRSWIFVFLFAKRDRDDINERELRGFRKLAADFDGRTDAEIAKLLELNELVEICNG; this is encoded by the coding sequence ATGCCCGTTTGCGTACGACGCGTCTTCGAGACGAAGTGGTTTCACAAGGCGGCGAAGGCTGCGAATATCACCGATGCCGAACTTTGCGACGCAGCGAGGCAGCTGACACGCGGTCAGGGCGTCGATCTGGGCGGCAACGTCTGGAAGAAGCGGCTGGACAAGAATCGTCAGCGCGGCATCGTGCTGAACAAGGTCGGCCGGTCGTGGATTTTCGTGTTTCTGTTTGCGAAGCGCGATCGGGACGACATCAACGAGCGCGAGTTGCGCGGCTTCAGAAAGCTCGCCGCGGACTTCGACGGCCGCACGGATGCCGAGATCGCGAAACTGCTCGAACTGAACGAGCTCGTGGAGATCTGCAATGGCTAA
- a CDS encoding helix-turn-helix domain-containing protein, with amino-acid sequence MAKSRFKSDATEAVHSAASGLYRASLIDKKTMREYDTLCVEAAPHFAPEAIARIRKSVNVSQSVFALYLNTTTSTIRQWEQGDKRPSGIAARMLQIVEKHGLEVFS; translated from the coding sequence ATGGCTAAGAGTCGATTCAAGAGCGACGCGACGGAGGCGGTCCACAGCGCCGCGTCGGGGCTTTATCGCGCCAGTCTGATCGACAAGAAGACGATGCGGGAATACGACACGCTGTGCGTCGAGGCCGCCCCCCACTTCGCCCCGGAAGCGATCGCCCGCATCCGCAAGTCGGTCAACGTCAGCCAGAGCGTGTTCGCGCTCTACCTGAACACGACGACGTCGACGATCCGCCAATGGGAACAGGGCGACAAGCGGCCCAGCGGCATTGCCGCGCGCATGCTCCAGATCGTCGAGAAACACGGGCTCGAGGTGTTCTCCTGA
- a CDS encoding FTR1 family iron permease — MLSTALIVFREVLEAALVVSIVMAATKGVPRRGWWVGGGLVGGVIGAGLIAAFADVISQWASGMGQEVFNAGVMFVATLMLAWHSIWMSRHGREMAMQMTEVGRAVAAGSKPLTGLAIVVGVAVLREGSEAVLFLYGIAAGDPGQTPQMIVGGLLGVLGGAGLGYGMYAGLLQIPLKRLFSVTNWLIVLLAAGMASQCVGFLLAAGLVPSWGDAVWDTSWLLKESSIVGKALHTLIGYTARPAGIQIVAYLATLAAIVGLARFVGRPQAAVRPPRPVA; from the coding sequence ATGCTGTCGACTGCCCTGATCGTTTTTCGTGAAGTGCTCGAGGCCGCGCTGGTGGTGTCGATCGTGATGGCCGCGACGAAAGGCGTGCCGCGGCGCGGCTGGTGGGTCGGCGGCGGTCTGGTGGGCGGCGTGATCGGCGCCGGCCTGATCGCGGCATTCGCCGACGTGATTTCGCAATGGGCGTCGGGCATGGGGCAGGAGGTCTTCAACGCGGGCGTGATGTTCGTCGCGACGCTGATGCTCGCATGGCACAGCATCTGGATGAGCCGGCACGGTCGCGAGATGGCGATGCAGATGACCGAGGTCGGGCGCGCCGTCGCGGCCGGCAGCAAGCCGCTGACGGGGCTCGCGATCGTGGTCGGCGTCGCGGTGCTGCGCGAAGGCTCCGAGGCCGTGCTGTTCCTGTATGGCATCGCGGCGGGCGATCCGGGGCAGACGCCGCAGATGATCGTCGGCGGGCTGCTCGGCGTGCTCGGCGGCGCCGGGCTCGGCTACGGGATGTATGCGGGCCTGCTGCAGATTCCGCTGAAGCGCCTGTTCTCCGTCACCAACTGGCTGATCGTGCTGCTCGCGGCGGGGATGGCAAGCCAGTGCGTCGGCTTCCTGCTCGCCGCAGGCCTCGTGCCGTCGTGGGGCGATGCGGTCTGGGATACGTCGTGGCTGCTCAAGGAGTCGAGCATCGTCGGCAAGGCGCTGCATACGCTGATCGGCTATACCGCGCGCCCCGCGGGCATCCAGATCGTCGCGTACCTCGCGACGCTGGCCGCGATCGTCGGGCTGGCGCGGTTCGTCGGCCGGCCGCAGGCGGCGGTGCGGCCGCCGCGGCCGGTTGCCTGA
- a CDS encoding cupredoxin domain-containing protein, translated as MNRFAFGFALALLGASATSAFAADDVVNLTLKDHKFSPDGVTIPAGKKVKFVVKNLDATPAEFESDDFKAEKVVPAGKSVEILVGPLKAGTYEFHDEYHEAQSKTHLSVK; from the coding sequence ATGAACCGTTTTGCTTTCGGCTTTGCGCTGGCGCTGCTGGGCGCATCGGCGACGTCCGCATTCGCGGCCGACGATGTCGTCAACCTGACCCTGAAGGATCACAAGTTTTCGCCGGACGGCGTGACGATCCCGGCCGGCAAGAAGGTGAAGTTCGTCGTGAAGAACCTCGATGCGACGCCCGCCGAATTCGAGAGCGACGATTTCAAGGCGGAGAAGGTCGTGCCTGCCGGCAAGTCGGTGGAGATCCTGGTCGGGCCGCTGAAGGCCGGGACCTACGAGTTCCACGACGAGTATCACGAAGCGCAGTCGAAGACGCACCTGAGCGTCAAGTAA
- a CDS encoding heavy-metal-associated domain-containing protein has translation MEFEVQDMTCGGCANAITRAVTAADPAAKLDIDVAAKRVTVQSTQPAERVQSIIEAAGFHPALRAA, from the coding sequence ATGGAATTCGAAGTCCAGGACATGACCTGCGGCGGCTGCGCCAATGCAATCACACGCGCGGTGACGGCCGCCGATCCCGCCGCGAAACTCGACATCGACGTCGCGGCGAAGCGCGTGACCGTGCAGTCGACGCAGCCGGCCGAGCGCGTGCAGTCGATCATCGAAGCCGCCGGCTTCCACCCCGCGCTGCGCGCCGCGTAA
- a CDS encoding aldehyde dehydrogenase has translation MNKLTLADWQDKAASLEIEGRAFIDGASRDAHGGKTFDCVSPIDGRLLAKVADCGEADVNAAVAAARRAFDAGVWAGLNPRARKAVLLRWAALMREHLDELALLETLDAGKPIGDTTTVDVPGAAYCVEWFAEAIDKVGGEVAPADHHLVGLVTREPVGVVAAVVPWNFPILMAAWKFGPALAAGNSVVLKPSEKSPLTAIRVAQLAYEAGIPAGVFNVVPGAGEPGKLLALHRDVDCIAFTGSTAVGKLIMQYAAQSNLKRVWLELGGKSPNIVLPDCPDLDRAAQAAAGAIFYNMGEMCTAGSRLLVHRDIKDAFIEKLVAAARAYVPGNPLDPSVSMGAIVDGIQLERVLGYIDAGRSEGRLVTGGARVSEETGGFYVEPTVFEVKPDARIAREEIFGPVLSVIVFDDVDEAVRIANDTEYGLAAAVWTSNLTTAHDVSRRLRAGTVWVNCYDEGGDMNFPFGGYKQSGNGRDKSLHALEKYTELKSTLVRLR, from the coding sequence ATGAACAAGTTGACTTTGGCTGACTGGCAGGACAAGGCGGCGTCGCTCGAGATCGAAGGGCGCGCATTCATCGACGGCGCGTCGCGCGACGCGCACGGCGGCAAGACGTTCGACTGCGTGAGCCCGATCGACGGCCGCTTGCTCGCGAAGGTCGCCGATTGCGGCGAAGCCGACGTGAACGCGGCCGTCGCGGCGGCGCGCCGCGCGTTCGACGCGGGCGTGTGGGCCGGGCTGAACCCGCGTGCGCGCAAGGCGGTGCTGCTGCGCTGGGCCGCGCTGATGCGCGAGCACCTCGACGAGCTCGCGCTGCTCGAGACGCTCGACGCGGGCAAGCCGATCGGCGACACGACGACGGTCGACGTGCCGGGCGCCGCGTATTGCGTCGAATGGTTCGCGGAAGCGATCGACAAGGTCGGCGGCGAAGTCGCGCCGGCCGATCATCATCTGGTCGGGCTCGTCACGCGCGAGCCGGTCGGCGTCGTCGCCGCCGTCGTGCCGTGGAATTTCCCGATCCTGATGGCCGCATGGAAATTCGGGCCCGCGCTCGCGGCCGGCAACAGCGTCGTGCTGAAGCCGTCGGAGAAATCGCCGCTCACCGCGATCCGCGTCGCGCAGCTCGCGTACGAGGCCGGCATTCCGGCGGGCGTGTTCAACGTCGTGCCGGGGGCGGGCGAGCCCGGCAAGCTGCTCGCGCTGCATCGCGACGTCGACTGCATCGCGTTCACGGGCTCGACGGCAGTGGGCAAGCTGATCATGCAGTACGCCGCGCAGTCGAACCTGAAGCGCGTGTGGCTCGAGCTCGGCGGCAAGTCGCCGAACATCGTGCTGCCTGACTGCCCCGATCTCGACCGCGCGGCGCAGGCGGCCGCCGGCGCGATCTTCTACAACATGGGCGAGATGTGCACGGCCGGCTCGCGGCTGCTCGTGCATCGCGACATCAAGGATGCGTTCATCGAGAAGCTCGTCGCGGCCGCGCGTGCGTACGTGCCCGGCAATCCGCTCGATCCGTCGGTGTCGATGGGCGCGATCGTCGACGGCATCCAGCTCGAGCGCGTGCTCGGCTACATCGACGCCGGGCGCAGCGAGGGCCGCCTCGTGACGGGCGGTGCGCGCGTGAGCGAGGAGACGGGCGGCTTCTACGTCGAGCCGACGGTGTTCGAGGTGAAGCCGGATGCGAGGATCGCGCGCGAGGAGATCTTCGGGCCCGTGCTGTCGGTGATCGTGTTCGACGACGTCGACGAGGCCGTGCGGATCGCGAACGATACCGAGTACGGGCTGGCCGCGGCCGTGTGGACGTCGAACCTGACGACCGCGCACGACGTGTCGCGCCGGCTGCGTGCGGGCACCGTCTGGGTGAACTGCTACGACGAGGGCGGCGACATGAACTTCCCGTTCGGCGGCTACAAGCAGTCGGGCAACGGCCGCGACAAGTCGCTGCACGCGCTCGAGAAGTACACCGAGCTGAAGTCGACGCTCGTGCGCTTGCGGTGA
- a CDS encoding cupin domain-containing protein, with product MSTEVAERLRFVRNKHGLSQRELAKRAGVTNGTISLIEQGRVSPSVGSLKKLLECIPMSLAEFFTFELVESRSVVSRRDEMPNLGNDTLAFHLVGASVKDRNMCILREIYQPHADTGPEMLVHAGHEGGVVVSGRLELTVDGATWLLDPGDGYYFESRLPHRFRNPSADLICEVVSANSPATF from the coding sequence ATGTCCACCGAAGTCGCCGAGCGCCTGCGTTTCGTGCGCAACAAGCATGGCCTGTCGCAGCGCGAACTCGCGAAGCGGGCCGGCGTGACCAACGGCACGATCTCGCTGATCGAACAGGGCCGCGTGAGCCCGTCGGTCGGCTCGCTGAAGAAGCTGCTCGAATGCATCCCGATGAGTCTCGCGGAGTTCTTCACGTTCGAGCTCGTCGAATCGCGTTCGGTCGTGTCGCGTCGCGACGAGATGCCGAACCTCGGCAACGACACGCTCGCGTTTCATCTGGTCGGTGCGAGCGTGAAGGACCGCAACATGTGCATCCTGCGCGAGATCTACCAGCCGCATGCCGATACGGGGCCCGAGATGCTCGTGCACGCGGGCCACGAGGGCGGTGTCGTCGTGTCGGGCCGGCTCGAGCTGACCGTCGACGGCGCGACGTGGCTGCTCGACCCCGGAGATGGCTACTACTTCGAAAGCCGTTTGCCGCACCGTTTTCGCAATCCCAGCGCGGACCTGATCTGCGAGGTCGTCTCGGCCAATTCGCCGGCGACCTTCTGA
- a CDS encoding gamma-glutamyl-gamma-aminobutyrate hydrolase family protein, which produces MERKPLVGITADHTQIGAHASHTVGDKYVAAIVDGAQAFAMVLPALGARQSTDDVLDAVDGLLFTGSYSNVEPHLYGGEPSAPGTKHDPARDATTLPLLRAAIAAGVPVLAVCRGFQELNVVCGGTLHQRVHDVPGLADHREDDDAPMDTQYGPAHVVRLTPGGTLHALAGGRDEVHVNSLHKQGIAQLGSGLAVEAVAPDGLIEAVSVVDAPAFALAVQWHPEWRHAQDPLSSAIFRAFGDACRARRAARTRAMAAAALA; this is translated from the coding sequence ATGGAAAGGAAACCACTCGTCGGCATCACCGCCGACCACACGCAGATCGGCGCACACGCGTCGCATACGGTCGGCGACAAATACGTCGCCGCGATCGTCGACGGCGCGCAAGCGTTCGCGATGGTGCTGCCCGCGCTCGGCGCGCGCCAGTCGACCGACGACGTACTCGACGCGGTCGACGGCCTGCTGTTCACCGGCAGCTACTCGAACGTCGAGCCGCACCTGTACGGCGGCGAACCGAGCGCACCCGGCACGAAGCACGACCCGGCCCGCGACGCGACCACGCTGCCGCTGCTGCGCGCGGCGATCGCCGCGGGCGTGCCGGTCCTGGCCGTCTGCCGCGGCTTCCAGGAGCTGAACGTCGTCTGCGGCGGCACGCTGCACCAGCGCGTGCATGACGTGCCGGGCCTCGCCGACCACCGCGAGGACGACGACGCGCCGATGGACACGCAATACGGCCCCGCGCACGTCGTGCGCCTGACGCCCGGCGGCACGCTGCACGCGCTCGCAGGCGGGCGCGACGAAGTGCACGTGAACTCGCTGCACAAGCAGGGCATCGCGCAGCTCGGCTCCGGCCTCGCCGTCGAAGCCGTCGCGCCGGACGGCCTGATCGAAGCCGTGAGCGTCGTCGATGCACCGGCTTTCGCCCTCGCCGTGCAGTGGCACCCGGAATGGCGGCATGCGCAGGACCCGCTGTCGAGCGCGATCTTCCGCGCCTTCGGCGATGCCTGCCGCGCCCGGCGCGCCGCCCGCACGCGCGCCATGGCCGCCGCCGCGCTCGCCTGA
- a CDS encoding glutamine synthetase family protein — translation MQDIEDFLKQHRITEIEAIIPDMAGIARGKITPRNKFTSGESMRLPQAVMVQTVTGEYPEDGSLTGVTDPDMVCVPDTSTIRLIPWAVDPTAQVIHDCVHFDGSPVEISPRYVLRRVLDLYKAKGWKPVVAPELEFYLVDMNKDPDLPLRPPVGRTGRPETGRQSYSIEAVNEFDPLFEDIYEYCESQNLDIDTLIHEVGAAQMEINFMHGDALSLADQVFLFKRTVREAALRHNMYATFMAKPMEDEPGSAMHVHQSIVDEETGQNLFTSQETGGATSMFYNYLAGLQKYTPALMPIFAPYINSYRRLSRFMAAPINVQWGYDNRTVGFRIPHSGPSARRIENRIPGVDCNPYLALAATLAAGYLGMTQRLEPTEPLVSDGYELPYQLPRNLEEGLTLMAACEPLGEILGHKFLKAYFALKETEYEAFFRVISSWERRHLLLHV, via the coding sequence ATGCAAGACATCGAAGATTTCCTGAAGCAGCACCGGATCACCGAGATCGAAGCGATCATCCCCGACATGGCCGGCATCGCGCGCGGCAAGATCACGCCGCGCAACAAGTTCACGTCCGGCGAGTCGATGCGCCTGCCGCAAGCCGTGATGGTGCAGACCGTCACCGGCGAATATCCGGAAGACGGTTCGCTGACCGGCGTGACCGACCCCGACATGGTGTGCGTGCCCGACACGTCGACGATCCGCCTGATCCCGTGGGCCGTCGATCCGACCGCGCAGGTGATCCACGACTGCGTGCACTTCGACGGCTCGCCGGTCGAGATCTCGCCTCGCTACGTGCTGCGCCGCGTGCTCGACCTGTACAAGGCGAAAGGCTGGAAGCCCGTCGTCGCGCCGGAACTCGAGTTCTACCTGGTCGACATGAACAAGGACCCCGACCTGCCGCTGCGTCCGCCGGTCGGCCGCACGGGCCGCCCGGAAACGGGCCGCCAGTCGTATTCGATCGAGGCCGTCAACGAGTTCGACCCGCTGTTCGAGGACATCTACGAGTACTGCGAATCGCAGAACCTCGACATCGACACGCTGATCCACGAAGTCGGCGCCGCGCAGATGGAGATCAACTTCATGCACGGCGACGCATTGTCGCTGGCCGACCAGGTGTTCCTGTTCAAGCGCACGGTGCGCGAGGCCGCGCTGCGCCACAACATGTACGCGACGTTCATGGCCAAGCCGATGGAGGACGAACCGGGTTCGGCGATGCACGTGCACCAGAGCATCGTCGACGAGGAAACGGGCCAGAACCTGTTCACGTCGCAGGAAACCGGCGGCGCGACGTCGATGTTCTACAACTACCTCGCCGGGCTGCAGAAGTACACGCCGGCGCTGATGCCGATCTTCGCGCCGTACATCAACTCGTACCGCCGCCTGTCGCGCTTCATGGCCGCGCCGATCAACGTGCAGTGGGGCTACGACAACCGCACGGTCGGCTTCCGCATCCCGCACTCGGGCCCGTCGGCGCGCCGCATCGAGAACCGCATCCCGGGCGTCGACTGCAACCCGTACCTCGCGCTCGCCGCGACGCTCGCGGCCGGCTATCTCGGCATGACGCAGCGCCTGGAGCCGACCGAACCGCTCGTCAGCGACGGCTACGAACTGCCGTACCAGCTGCCGCGCAACCTCGAGGAAGGGCTGACGCTGATGGCCGCGTGCGAGCCGCTCGGCGAGATCCTCGGCCACAAGTTCCTGAAGGCGTATTTCGCGCTGAAGGAAACCGAATACGAAGCGTTCTTCCGCGTGATCAGCTCGTGGGAACGCCGCCATCTGTTGCTGCACGTCTGA